A single window of Aspergillus oryzae RIB40 DNA, chromosome 8 DNA harbors:
- a CDS encoding uncharacterized protein (predicted protein), whose product MVFTIAIYSIVLLLATISQSLAKNILPLGSAKQDEPLPPSQDPFYTPDEDWEASEPGTILKTRSVTIGSIIKLPTPLQSAHQLLYRTTNAQNQPSYAVTTVLIPINAQFDRLLSYQVAYDSPNLDCSPSYTIQFGAPTAVDDPVLELSILAEPFMLAGIPLSIPDYEGIESSYTVGTQAAYGVLDSLRAVLNSTDITGIQSNATTTLFGYSGGASASEWAGELQASYAPDVNIAGAAIGGLPVNATQAFPTIDGTSNSGLLVGGLNGIANAFPPIAEYIEEHLKPEFKSEFDLAMTMCAASVFNSSDGYVPQLADKNISAFFDNGWAVVSEFAELLDTVWVMGQHGVPEFPMFVFQGTADTTVGSLGNATDLVQQYCNDGAIIHYAQVAGADHIPALFRGYPRAQSFLMDIYNGVVPDKSTSVCTNILRGFTQDIESSSTPDKINPPQAVPTFAY is encoded by the exons ATGGTTTTCACGATCGCGATATATTCCATAGTACTGTTATTGGCGACCATCAGCCAGTCACTGGCAAAAAATATCTTGCCCCTGGGTTCAGCAAAACAAGATGAGCCTCTCCCACCGAGTCAGGACCCGTTCTATACACCCGACGAAGACTGGGAAGCATCAGAACCAGGGACTATACTAAAGACACGCAGTGTCACGATCGGGTCGATTATAAAATTGCCCACCCCTCTTCAGAGTGCTCACCAACTTCTCTACCGCACAACGAACGCTCAGAACCAACCTAGTTATGCGGTAACAACGGTATTGATCCCGATCAATGCTCAATTTGATCGTCTGCTTTCCTACCAAGTGGCATACGACAGCCCCAACCTCGATTGTTCGCCATCCTATACGATCCAGTTTGGTGCTCCGACAGCGGTCGATGATCCCGTCTTGGAGCTTTCCATCTTGGCGGAACCCTTCATGTTGGCGGGCATACCTCTTAGCATACCAGATTACGAGGGCATTGAATCCTCCTATACAGTCGGAACACAGGCAGCATATGGCGTCCTTGACTCGCTCCGCGCCGTTTTGAACTCCACAGATATCACCGGAATCCAATCTAATGCCACGACTACTCTGTTCGGCTACTCCGGAGGCGCTTCAGCGTCGGAATGGGCAGGAGAACTTCAGGCATCGTATGCGCCAGATGTAAACATAGCGGGCGCTGCAATCGGTGGTCTTCCTGTCAACGCGACTCAAGCCTTTCCTACCATTGATGGAACCAGCAATTCCGGTCTACTCGTGGGCGGTCTGAACGGCATTGCTAATGCTTTCCCTCCGATCGCCGAGTATATCGAAGAGCATCTCAAACCAGAGTTTAAGTCGGAGTTTGATCTCGCAATGACAATGTGTGCAGCCAGCGTCTTCAACTCGAGTGATGGCTATGTTCCTCAACTGGCCGACAAGAATATCTCGGCGTTCTTTGACAATGGTTGGGCTGTTGTCTCTGAATTCGCGGAACTATTGGATACCGTCTGGGTGATGGGCCAACACGGGGTCCCAGAGTTCCCAATGTTTGTGTTCCAAGGAACAGCAGATACCACAGTGGGTAGTCTTGGAAATGCGACCGATTTGGTACAACAGTATTGTAATGATGGGGCTATTATACATTATGCACAGGTGGCTGGGGCTGACCATATTCCGGCGCTCTTCCGGGGATACCCCAGGGCACAGTCGTTTTTGATGGATATCTATAACGGTGTTGTACCGGACAAAT CAACTTCTGTATGTACAAACATACTTCGTGGATTCACACAGGATATTGAATCGTCCAGTACCCCAGACAAGATAAACCCACCTCAAGCAGTCCCCACCTTCGCATACTAA